In one Bacillus sp. PK3_68 genomic region, the following are encoded:
- a CDS encoding antibiotic biosynthesis monooxygenase → MYIFITTGTYNFMKKLQEKHASEKILLMENAEGATLLHETNNKTVFQSPRKYEVIDTSGELADHGFVVCNNIPVTDEGRPIFEYRFKGRARAIENTPGFIAIRVLRPLDSDTYVILTQWQDRESFTNWKDSKEFKQAHEMKKPEAGVNEQPHIFSSPSYITTYIVPNGND, encoded by the coding sequence ATGTATATTTTCATAACAACCGGCACATATAACTTCATGAAGAAGTTACAGGAAAAGCACGCATCTGAAAAAATCCTTTTAATGGAGAATGCAGAAGGTGCTACCCTTCTTCATGAAACAAATAATAAAACAGTATTCCAATCCCCTCGTAAATATGAAGTGATCGACACGTCGGGAGAATTAGCCGATCACGGCTTCGTTGTATGTAATAATATCCCTGTTACTGACGAAGGACGCCCTATTTTCGAATATCGCTTTAAAGGCAGGGCGCGGGCGATTGAGAATACGCCAGGATTTATAGCTATTCGTGTGCTTCGGCCGCTCGATTCTGATACTTACGTTATTTTAACACAGTGGCAAGATCGGGAGTCATTCACAAACTGGAAGGACTCTAAAGAATTCAAACAAGCCCATGAGATGAAAAAACCAGAAGCAGGCGTAAATGAACAGCCGCATATTTTCTCAAGCCCTTCTTATATAACTACGTATATTGTCCCTAATGGAAATGATTAA
- the hemE gene encoding uroporphyrinogen decarboxylase has product MRQINETFLKAAKGEKTEYTPVWYMRQAGRSQPEYRKLKEKYSLFEITHQPELCAYVTKLPVDQYNVDAAILYKDIMSPLPAIGVDVDIKSGIGPVIDNPIRSLADVEKLGQIDPESDVPYVLDTIRLLTKEQLDVPLIGFAGAPFTLASYMIEGGPSKNYNKTKAFMYAEPKAWQALMDKLAEMTVTYVRAQVKAGARAIQIFDSWVGALNVSDYRLFIKPVMERIFSELREENVPLIMFGVGASHLAKEWHDLPLDVVGLDWRLPIKEARAMGVTKTVQGNLDPAILLAPWEVIEERARAILDEGLAEPGHIFNLGHGVFPEVNPDTLKRLTSFVHEYSAQKRK; this is encoded by the coding sequence ATGAGACAAATTAATGAAACATTTTTAAAAGCGGCAAAAGGGGAAAAGACAGAGTATACACCAGTTTGGTATATGCGCCAAGCGGGTCGTTCCCAGCCGGAATACCGTAAATTAAAAGAGAAATATTCCCTCTTCGAAATTACCCACCAACCTGAACTGTGCGCTTACGTCACCAAACTTCCGGTAGATCAATATAATGTCGATGCAGCTATTCTTTATAAGGATATTATGTCACCGCTTCCTGCTATAGGAGTGGATGTTGATATTAAATCGGGAATAGGGCCGGTCATTGATAACCCGATTCGCTCTTTAGCTGACGTCGAAAAACTTGGCCAAATCGATCCGGAAAGTGATGTTCCATATGTATTGGATACGATTCGATTGCTGACAAAGGAGCAGCTTGATGTTCCTCTTATCGGCTTTGCAGGGGCCCCTTTTACGCTTGCTAGCTATATGATCGAAGGGGGACCTTCAAAAAATTACAATAAAACAAAAGCCTTTATGTATGCGGAACCAAAAGCATGGCAAGCACTGATGGACAAGCTGGCAGAAATGACAGTGACTTATGTACGCGCGCAAGTGAAAGCCGGTGCTCGGGCGATTCAAATTTTTGATTCATGGGTAGGGGCTTTAAACGTTTCTGATTATCGTTTATTTATTAAGCCGGTCATGGAACGCATTTTCAGTGAACTCCGCGAAGAAAATGTTCCGTTAATTATGTTTGGAGTAGGCGCAAGCCATTTGGCGAAAGAGTGGCATGATTTGCCGCTTGATGTTGTTGGTCTTGATTGGCGCCTGCCTATTAAAGAAGCGAGAGCTATGGGAGTGACAAAAACTGTGCAAGGAAATCTTGACCCGGCTATTTTGTTGGCTCCTTGGGAAGTCATCGAAGAGAGAGCTCGCGCTATTTTGGATGAGGGACTCGCGGAGCCAGGTCATATTTTCAATTTAGGACATGGTGTTTTCCCTGAGGTGAATCCGGACACACTAAAACGTCTAACAAGCTTTGTACATGAATATAGCGCACAAAAACGAAAATAA
- the hemH gene encoding ferrochelatase, translating into MTKKKMGLLVMAYGTPYKEEDIERYYTHIRRGRKPTPEMLEDLRSRYEAIGGISPLASITREQGEKLAQHLNAVQDDIEFTLYIGLKHIEPFIEDAVQQMKMDGITEAVSLVLAPHFSTFSVKSYNSRAKEEAEKIGGPAITSIESWYQEPKFIDYWAGKVKETVASMSAEERKNFVMIVSAHSLPEKIISMGDPYPKQLQETAELIAEASGVANVEVGWQSAGNTPEPWIGPDVQDLTRDLFEQQGYKAFLYVPAGFVADHLEVLYDNDYECKVITDEIGAAYYRPPMPNARPEFIEALGEVVLKHLKENTK; encoded by the coding sequence ATGACAAAGAAAAAAATGGGCTTATTAGTCATGGCATACGGAACGCCCTACAAAGAAGAAGATATTGAACGTTATTACACGCACATCCGCCGAGGGAGAAAGCCAACGCCGGAAATGCTTGAGGATTTACGCTCTCGTTACGAAGCAATCGGCGGGATTTCACCGCTTGCTTCGATTACAAGAGAGCAGGGGGAAAAGCTTGCACAGCATTTGAATGCCGTACAGGATGATATTGAATTCACCCTTTATATTGGCCTGAAACATATTGAGCCGTTTATTGAGGACGCTGTGCAGCAGATGAAAATGGATGGGATAACAGAAGCCGTATCTCTAGTGCTTGCTCCTCATTTTTCCACCTTCAGTGTGAAATCCTATAACAGCCGAGCGAAAGAAGAAGCGGAAAAAATTGGCGGACCGGCAATCACATCTATTGAAAGCTGGTATCAGGAGCCGAAATTTATTGATTATTGGGCAGGAAAAGTAAAAGAGACGGTTGCCAGCATGTCAGCAGAAGAGCGTAAGAACTTCGTAATGATTGTTTCTGCTCACAGTTTGCCAGAGAAAATTATCTCCATGGGCGATCCGTATCCGAAACAATTACAAGAGACAGCAGAACTGATTGCGGAAGCGTCAGGGGTGGCTAATGTAGAGGTTGGCTGGCAAAGTGCGGGAAATACTCCAGAGCCGTGGATTGGACCGGATGTACAGGACTTGACACGCGATTTATTCGAGCAACAAGGCTATAAGGCGTTTCTTTATGTGCCAGCAGGGTTTGTGGCAGACCATTTAGAAGTTCTATACGACAATGACTATGAATGCAAGGTAATTACTGATGAAATCGGCGCAGCGTATTATCGTCCGCCTATGCCAAATGCCCGTCCGGAATTCATTGAGGCTCTTGGTGAAGTGGTTTTAAAGCATTTAAAAGAAAACACAAAATAA
- the hemY gene encoding protoporphyrinogen oxidase codes for MLGEKKRVVVVGGGITGLAAAYYLQKTAKTSQLPLAVTLIEATPRLGGKIRTIKKNGFVIEKGPDSFLARKESVVRLVKDVGLGDQLVHSGAGQRYVLVNDKLHPIPSGSVIGVPTKILPFITTNLFSITGKIRASADFFLPNNHLKNDTSLGGFFRHRLGDEIVENLIEPLLAGIYAGDIDKLSLRATLPQLNETGEKHRSLILGLKEIASALTNESGGLLTLKDGLEELAEAIEGRLEGGSVLKGLRVRQIKRQEDGKFFLALNDGERVLADGVIVTSPHFTLPAMMPQHRFFDVLKEMPAMSVATITMAFPEAAISQSITGSGFVVSRNSDVTITACTWIHKKWPHAAPPGKALLCCYVGRAGDEAIVDLSDAEIEQIVMADLKKVIALSTEPEFTVVSRWKNAIPQYTIGHNERIEAIEERIREQLPGFFIAGSSFRGIGIPDCIKQGEEAAQKAASFIQNKD; via the coding sequence GTGCTGGGTGAAAAAAAGAGGGTTGTTGTTGTAGGCGGCGGAATAACGGGACTAGCAGCAGCCTATTATTTGCAAAAAACAGCAAAAACCAGCCAGCTTCCATTAGCTGTCACGTTAATTGAAGCAACGCCTCGCCTGGGCGGAAAAATTCGAACAATTAAAAAGAATGGCTTTGTTATTGAAAAAGGGCCTGATTCTTTCCTGGCAAGAAAAGAAAGTGTGGTACGGCTGGTAAAGGACGTCGGACTTGGCGATCAGTTGGTGCATAGTGGAGCGGGCCAGCGGTATGTGTTAGTAAATGATAAGCTTCATCCTATACCTTCTGGTTCCGTGATTGGAGTGCCGACTAAGATACTTCCTTTTATTACAACCAATCTTTTTTCTATTACAGGAAAAATTAGAGCCAGCGCAGATTTTTTTCTGCCTAACAATCACTTGAAGAATGATACCTCGCTTGGTGGCTTTTTTCGGCACCGTCTTGGTGATGAAATAGTAGAGAATCTCATTGAACCGCTTTTAGCAGGAATTTATGCCGGGGACATTGATAAACTTAGCCTGAGGGCCACGCTGCCGCAGCTAAATGAAACCGGGGAAAAACATCGCAGCTTAATACTTGGATTAAAGGAGATCGCCTCTGCGCTGACCAATGAATCAGGCGGCCTTTTAACTTTAAAAGATGGGTTAGAGGAGCTGGCAGAAGCAATCGAAGGGAGACTCGAGGGCGGTTCAGTTCTTAAAGGCTTGCGTGTCAGGCAGATCAAAAGACAGGAAGACGGTAAGTTTTTTCTTGCATTAAATGACGGTGAACGAGTATTGGCTGATGGAGTGATTGTTACTAGCCCGCATTTTACCCTCCCTGCCATGATGCCACAACATCGTTTTTTCGATGTATTAAAAGAGATGCCGGCCATGTCTGTTGCAACGATAACGATGGCTTTTCCGGAAGCGGCTATCTCGCAGTCTATCACCGGATCTGGATTTGTCGTCTCGCGAAACAGTGATGTGACTATTACAGCGTGTACCTGGATACACAAAAAGTGGCCGCATGCAGCACCTCCGGGAAAGGCATTGCTGTGCTGTTATGTAGGCCGAGCGGGCGATGAAGCAATTGTTGATTTGTCAGATGCTGAAATTGAACAAATTGTAATGGCAGATTTAAAGAAGGTTATCGCTTTATCGACAGAGCCGGAGTTTACGGTTGTCAGCCGTTGGAAAAATGCTATTCCGCAATATACCATTGGCCATAATGAACGGATAGAGGCGATTGAAGAACGAATACGCGAACAACTGCCGGGCTTTTTTATTGCTGGCAGCTCTTTCAGAGGGATTGGCATTCCTGACTGCATCAAGCAAGGAGAAGAGGCTGCGCAAAAAGCAGCTTCATTTATACAAAATAAAGACTAA
- a CDS encoding TetR/AcrR family transcriptional regulator has translation MAVDRKKHIIDAATKSFSLFGYKATTMDQVAKLANVGKGTIYTFFKNKEELFDEIIQTLITEMREVAEKAIDPSQTFHENVHRALFEILQFRKKHQLTIKLFQEGKEMGTPAVLEVMAMMEEAILSFIGEKIQLAIETGKIKRCNPELTAFVMLKLYISLIFDWEQRKEPLSEEEISRLFELYLFEGLST, from the coding sequence ATGGCTGTTGACCGTAAAAAGCATATTATTGACGCGGCTACTAAATCCTTTTCATTATTTGGTTATAAAGCGACAACAATGGATCAAGTAGCTAAATTGGCAAATGTCGGAAAGGGAACGATTTATACGTTTTTTAAAAATAAAGAAGAATTGTTTGATGAAATTATCCAGACGCTCATTACTGAAATGAGAGAGGTGGCTGAAAAAGCAATTGATCCTTCCCAGACATTCCATGAAAATGTGCACAGAGCTCTTTTTGAAATTTTACAATTTAGAAAGAAGCACCAGCTGACCATCAAGCTATTTCAAGAAGGAAAAGAAATGGGAACACCAGCCGTCCTTGAGGTCATGGCAATGATGGAGGAAGCCATCCTTTCATTCATTGGGGAAAAGATTCAGTTGGCGATCGAAACCGGTAAAATTAAACGATGCAATCCTGAATTAACGGCCTTTGTCATGCTTAAGCTTTATATTTCCCTAATCTTTGATTGGGAGCAAAGAAAAGAGCCTTTGAGTGAAGAGGAAATTTCTCGATTGTTTGAGCTTTATTTATTTGAAGGATTATCCACCTGA
- a CDS encoding YhgE/Pip family protein produces MKRSMFIAELKNIAGNRMLFISMIAILLIPLLYAGMLLWAFWDPYSQLDKLPVAIVNKDTGADYDGEKLAIGKELTRELEKSDDFDFHTVSEKEAKKGWITKNITC; encoded by the coding sequence ATGAAACGATCTATGTTTATAGCAGAATTAAAAAATATTGCTGGAAATCGAATGTTGTTCATTTCTATGATCGCTATTTTACTTATCCCGCTCTTATATGCCGGTATGCTCTTGTGGGCTTTTTGGGATCCTTACTCTCAGCTAGATAAACTGCCGGTTGCTATTGTCAACAAAGATACCGGTGCTGATTACGATGGAGAAAAGTTGGCGATTGGCAAGGAATTAACGAGAGAACTTGAGAAAAGCGATGATTTTGACTTTCATACTGTGAGCGAAAAAGAAGCAAAAAAGGGATGGATAACCAAGAATATTACATGTTAA
- a CDS encoding YhgE/Pip domain-containing protein codes for MDNQEYYMLIEVPKDFSQNATTLLDDTPKKLELKYVPNESYNFVSSQMGNTAMKEIQASVQKSVTETYAETMFDKIKSMGEGFATANKGAGEVDEGAGKLSEGAAQLKENLATLADRSVQFSEGLSKAGNGSKDLANGASKLNSGLAQLEEGQNKLTAGSQELQKGTNELAAGLANLQTGLHTADGKMSELNSGTTEMKEGVQQFQNKLPELAKGTKELATGAEQLNTGLGQFEEQLIAGMNETINQQLQQYMPLLQQRFSPMEIAMIKQKVEQQQSQMAEQIRSNVGKLQKGSKQLAAGSKEINKAVSGQLAPNMKSLNEGLGKVQNGQQQLQAGVHGLAEGSDQLASGTGKLQNGEKNLSEGMNKVGEKLSEAKNGSAQLATGAETLNSGLGELNSGSEKLSEGAGKLAKGSTELESGSTKLKEGTEELHEKLGEAADKANEVKAKKETYDMMAEPVKVDKEVKHHVPNYGTGIAPYFLSLGLFVGALMLTIVFPLREPAEQPSSGFRWFIGKTGIMFTAGLAQSLLVSAVLLLGLKMEVQSVPLFILTTIITSLTFMAIIQMLTTMWGNPGRFIAVLILILQLTASAGTFPLELIPTALQPFNSILPMAYSVRAFKTVISSGDFHFMWANEGVLLSIAAVCLLITCLFFKRLFKKQYNTQIVEE; via the coding sequence ATGGATAACCAAGAATATTACATGTTAATTGAAGTTCCTAAAGACTTTTCACAAAATGCTACGACGCTGCTTGATGATACTCCAAAAAAACTAGAATTAAAGTATGTGCCGAATGAAAGCTACAACTTTGTTTCTTCACAAATGGGAAATACAGCAATGAAGGAAATTCAGGCGTCCGTCCAAAAAAGTGTTACTGAAACATATGCAGAAACAATGTTTGATAAAATCAAATCAATGGGTGAAGGTTTTGCAACTGCCAACAAGGGGGCTGGAGAAGTTGATGAGGGCGCAGGCAAGCTATCTGAAGGAGCAGCCCAATTAAAAGAAAATCTAGCTACTCTTGCTGATCGCTCTGTCCAGTTCTCAGAGGGGCTTTCAAAAGCAGGGAACGGTTCAAAAGACCTTGCTAACGGCGCTTCAAAGTTAAACTCTGGTTTAGCACAGCTTGAAGAAGGCCAAAATAAACTTACAGCAGGCAGTCAAGAATTGCAGAAGGGCACGAACGAATTGGCAGCTGGCCTTGCTAATTTACAAACTGGTCTTCATACAGCAGATGGAAAAATGTCGGAATTAAATTCGGGCACAACAGAAATGAAAGAGGGCGTACAGCAATTCCAAAATAAGCTGCCTGAATTGGCAAAGGGAACAAAGGAATTGGCAACTGGAGCTGAACAGCTAAATACCGGGCTTGGACAATTCGAAGAACAATTGATTGCTGGAATGAACGAGACGATTAATCAACAATTACAACAATATATGCCATTGCTGCAACAAAGGTTTTCTCCGATGGAGATTGCCATGATTAAACAGAAAGTTGAACAGCAGCAATCGCAAATGGCTGAGCAAATCAGAAGCAATGTAGGCAAGTTGCAAAAAGGCAGCAAGCAGCTTGCTGCTGGATCTAAAGAGATCAATAAAGCGGTTAGTGGACAGCTTGCACCTAACATGAAGTCATTAAACGAAGGACTTGGCAAAGTACAGAACGGTCAGCAACAGCTGCAAGCAGGCGTTCATGGATTAGCAGAAGGATCTGACCAATTAGCTTCTGGAACAGGAAAATTGCAAAATGGAGAAAAGAACCTGAGTGAAGGAATGAACAAAGTAGGTGAAAAGCTTTCAGAAGCCAAAAATGGATCGGCCCAATTGGCAACTGGAGCTGAAACATTAAACAGCGGCTTGGGAGAGTTGAACAGCGGTTCTGAGAAACTATCAGAAGGAGCCGGCAAGCTTGCAAAAGGTTCAACAGAACTGGAAAGCGGTTCGACTAAGCTGAAAGAAGGAACAGAAGAGCTGCATGAAAAGCTTGGGGAAGCAGCAGACAAAGCAAATGAAGTAAAAGCAAAAAAAGAAACGTATGATATGATGGCAGAGCCGGTTAAAGTAGATAAAGAAGTGAAACATCACGTACCAAACTACGGAACTGGTATTGCTCCTTACTTTTTGTCTCTCGGTCTGTTTGTTGGAGCATTGATGTTAACCATTGTCTTCCCGCTTAGAGAACCGGCGGAGCAGCCTTCAAGCGGTTTTCGCTGGTTCATTGGCAAGACGGGAATCATGTTCACCGCTGGGCTTGCACAGTCACTTCTTGTTTCAGCAGTCCTATTGTTAGGATTAAAAATGGAGGTACAGAGTGTTCCTTTGTTTATTTTAACTACAATTATTACTAGTCTAACCTTTATGGCTATTATCCAAATGCTAACAACCATGTGGGGAAATCCAGGACGTTTCATAGCTGTTTTAATTTTGATTTTACAATTAACAGCAAGTGCTGGTACGTTCCCTCTGGAATTAATTCCGACAGCATTACAGCCATTTAACTCTATCTTGCCAATGGCTTACTCTGTTCGCGCGTTTAAGACAGTGATTTCAAGCGGTGACTTCCATTTTATGTGGGCAAACGAAGGAGTCCTCCTTTCAATTGCAGCCGTTTGTCTACTCATTACATGTCTTTTCTTTAAGCGGTTGTTCAAAAAGCAATATAATACGCAGATAGTGGAAGAATAA
- the yhfH gene encoding protein YhfH yields MVKNIVDFFKNLPAKQCAKCGSYIDEQHECYSHVCDECTDIQDL; encoded by the coding sequence ATGGTTAAAAACATCGTTGACTTTTTCAAAAACTTACCCGCTAAACAATGTGCAAAATGTGGCTCTTATATTGACGAACAGCATGAATGCTACAGCCATGTATGCGATGAATGCACGGATATTCAAGACCTTTAA
- a CDS encoding MBL fold metallo-hydrolase yields the protein MNVTVIGCWGGYPKVNEASSGYLFEEGGFKMLVDCGSGVLSHLQNHIRPEQLDAVLLSHYHADHVADIGVLQHALLIGKHMGKEVSPLPIYGHQEDETGFAALTYKDLTVGKAYRPEEKLVIGPFTVEFLRTVHPVPCYAMKISNHRQSVVYTADSAYQEAFVPFVKGSSLLLCESNFYSGMDGQAAGHMTSTDAGRLARLAEVNTLVLTHLPHFGDITELKKEAEEEFYGTVLLAEEDLEIGL from the coding sequence ATGAACGTTACTGTTATTGGCTGCTGGGGCGGTTATCCGAAAGTAAATGAAGCAAGCTCAGGTTACTTGTTTGAAGAAGGTGGTTTTAAGATGCTGGTTGATTGTGGAAGCGGAGTGCTTTCGCATCTTCAAAACCACATTCGCCCTGAACAATTGGACGCTGTTTTACTGTCCCATTATCACGCTGACCATGTGGCGGATATTGGAGTTTTGCAGCATGCTTTATTAATCGGTAAGCATATGGGAAAGGAAGTTTCACCATTGCCGATTTACGGGCATCAAGAAGATGAAACGGGTTTTGCTGCTCTTACATATAAAGATCTAACGGTGGGAAAAGCTTACCGCCCAGAGGAGAAGCTCGTTATTGGACCGTTTACAGTGGAGTTTTTGCGTACAGTTCATCCTGTACCTTGTTATGCAATGAAAATTTCTAATCATCGCCAGTCTGTCGTTTATACGGCTGATTCTGCTTATCAGGAGGCATTTGTTCCGTTTGTGAAAGGAAGCAGCCTGCTTCTTTGTGAAAGCAACTTCTACAGCGGTATGGACGGACAAGCAGCTGGCCATATGACAAGCACAGATGCTGGCAGGCTTGCCCGTCTGGCAGAGGTAAATACGCTTGTACTAACTCATCTTCCGCATTTTGGGGATATCACCGAGCTAAAAAAAGAGGCGGAGGAAGAGTTTTATGGTACAGTGCTCTTAGCTGAAGAAGATTTAGAAATAGGATTATAA
- a CDS encoding lipoate--protein ligase — translation MLFIDNKGINDPRVNLAIEEYAVKYLDINESYLLFYINEPSIIIGKNQNTIEEINIDYVEEKNIHVVRRLSGGGAVYHDLGNLNFSFITKDDGDSFHNFKKFTEPVVTALHKLGIQAEMSGRNDILANGLKISGNAQFSTKGRMFSHGTLMFQTNMDEVVAALKVRKDKIESKGIKSIRSRVTNIADLLEEKITIEEFRQFLLKNIFEGESHIPEYRLDEKDWRIIEGISQERYKNWDWNYGKSPAFNIQRSHRFPVGLIDIRLDVKNGLIKNCKIFGDFFGVGDIEEIENGLQGIRYDKNAIKEALDSIDVPRYFGKVTKEEIVDLLY, via the coding sequence ATGCTGTTTATTGATAATAAAGGAATTAACGACCCGCGGGTGAACCTAGCGATTGAGGAGTATGCAGTAAAATATTTGGATATCAACGAATCCTACTTGCTTTTTTACATTAATGAACCGTCCATTATTATTGGGAAAAATCAAAATACAATTGAGGAAATTAATATTGATTATGTAGAAGAAAAAAATATTCATGTTGTCCGCCGTTTATCAGGTGGAGGCGCCGTTTATCATGACTTGGGCAATTTGAACTTCAGTTTCATTACCAAAGATGATGGAGACAGTTTCCATAATTTCAAAAAGTTCACTGAGCCTGTCGTTACTGCGCTTCATAAGTTAGGCATTCAGGCAGAAATGAGCGGAAGAAATGATATTCTTGCCAACGGATTAAAAATATCCGGCAATGCACAGTTTTCTACAAAAGGAAGAATGTTCAGCCATGGAACCTTAATGTTTCAAACGAACATGGATGAAGTAGTGGCAGCATTAAAAGTGAGAAAAGATAAGATCGAATCAAAAGGAATTAAGTCAATTCGCAGCAGAGTGACAAATATCGCTGATTTATTGGAAGAAAAGATAACAATTGAAGAGTTCCGGCAATTTTTATTAAAAAATATTTTTGAGGGAGAGAGTCATATTCCTGAATATCGTCTCGATGAAAAAGACTGGCGAATCATTGAAGGAATCTCGCAGGAACGTTATAAAAATTGGGATTGGAATTATGGAAAATCCCCAGCGTTTAACATTCAGCGTTCTCACCGCTTCCCAGTGGGTTTAATTGATATTCGGCTCGATGTGAAAAATGGTCTTATCAAAAACTGCAAAATATTCGGCGACTTTTTTGGAGTGGGCGATATAGAAGAGATCGAGAATGGACTTCAAGGGATTAGATATGACAAAAATGCGATTAAAGAGGCGTTAGATTCGATTGATGTACCGCGCTATTTTGGAAAAGTAACAAAAGAAGAAATTGTAGATTTACTATATTGA
- a CDS encoding fatty acid--CoA ligase family protein — translation MNLSTALEHAAAKQGGKVAYHFLDQTATYEELNMAVHRFASGLKALGIEQGDHLALITGNSPQFIISLYGALRAGATVIPINPLYSPEEISYIVQNADAKAVILLDILVPLANKIDQTLPFVEHYIVCEMNEERTKEKQPEEFSIYKKMKTFSKVMDIGLQPFHPPAVSEDDTAVILYTSGTTGKPKGAMLSHKNLYSNARDIGSYLQFSEKDRIITVLPMFHVFCLSVCLNAPLISGATMIIFPKFSPKEIFAQAKQHQATVFAGVPTMYNFLYQSGEGHSEDFASLRLCISGGSSMPVALLENFEKKFNVKISEGYGLSEASPVTTFNPLDRPRKAGSIGCSIMNVENKIVNEMGEELPAGEVGELVVRGPNVMKGYYKHPEDTSAAIKDGWLYTGDLARRDEEGYFYIVDRKKDLIIVGGYNVYPREVEEVLYNHPDVVEAAVLGVPDPNYGEAVLAFVVPKNKELNKENLMDYCRRRLADYKLPQQIEFLEELPKNTTGKILRRALKKQVLQN, via the coding sequence ATGAATCTTTCAACAGCATTAGAACATGCTGCTGCCAAACAAGGGGGAAAAGTGGCGTATCATTTTCTTGATCAGACTGCTACATATGAAGAGTTAAACATGGCAGTTCACAGATTTGCATCCGGTTTGAAAGCATTAGGCATTGAGCAAGGGGATCATCTCGCATTAATTACGGGTAACTCGCCGCAGTTTATTATCTCCCTTTATGGAGCATTGCGGGCAGGGGCAACAGTCATACCTATTAATCCTCTATATTCACCAGAGGAAATCAGCTATATCGTTCAAAACGCTGATGCTAAAGCTGTTATTTTATTGGATATTTTAGTGCCGCTTGCTAACAAGATTGACCAAACTTTGCCTTTTGTCGAGCATTATATCGTTTGTGAAATGAACGAGGAACGGACAAAAGAAAAACAGCCTGAGGAATTTTCGATTTACAAGAAAATGAAAACGTTTTCTAAAGTGATGGATATAGGCCTTCAGCCCTTTCATCCACCTGCTGTTTCAGAAGATGATACAGCGGTTATTCTCTATACATCTGGTACTACAGGCAAGCCAAAGGGTGCCATGTTAAGTCATAAAAATTTATATTCTAACGCTCGTGACATTGGTTCTTATTTGCAATTCAGTGAAAAAGACAGAATCATTACTGTCTTGCCAATGTTTCATGTTTTTTGTTTAAGCGTTTGTCTGAATGCACCACTGATTAGTGGAGCCACCATGATCATCTTTCCAAAATTCAGCCCCAAAGAAATATTCGCACAGGCAAAGCAACATCAGGCAACAGTTTTTGCCGGTGTTCCGACGATGTATAACTTCCTCTATCAATCGGGTGAGGGACATTCAGAGGACTTTGCTTCCTTGCGTTTATGTATTTCAGGCGGTTCTTCCATGCCGGTTGCCTTACTTGAAAATTTCGAGAAAAAGTTCAATGTGAAAATATCTGAGGGATACGGCCTGTCAGAGGCAAGTCCTGTAACAACATTTAATCCGCTGGATCGGCCGAGAAAAGCCGGCTCTATTGGCTGTTCAATCATGAATGTGGAGAATAAAATAGTAAATGAAATGGGAGAAGAATTACCAGCTGGCGAAGTAGGCGAATTAGTCGTTCGAGGACCAAATGTAATGAAAGGTTATTACAAGCATCCTGAAGATACATCTGCTGCGATTAAAGATGGCTGGCTATATACAGGAGATTTGGCCAGACGAGATGAGGAAGGCTATTTTTATATTGTTGACCGTAAAAAGGATTTAATTATTGTAGGCGGTTATAATGTGTACCCGCGTGAAGTAGAAGAAGTGTTATATAATCATCCTGATGTGGTTGAAGCAGCGGTGCTTGGTGTGCCAGATCCGAATTATGGGGAAGCAGTACTTGCCTTTGTGGTTCCAAAAAACAAGGAGCTGAACAAAGAAAATTTAATGGATTACTGTCGCCGTCGTTTGGCCGATTACAAGCTGCCGCAGCAAATCGAATTTTTGGAAGAGCTTCCTAAAAATACGACAGGAAAAATATTAAGAAGAGCGTTGAAAAAGCAAGTGCTGCAAAATTGA